One genomic window of Caenorhabditis elegans chromosome I includes the following:
- the C54G6.3 gene encoding L-serine-phosphatidylethanolamine phosphatidyltransferase (Confirmed by transcript evidence), with product MALLKVRDECTKLVGYQFLNSHICLCISLIQLLVCCWAVAQHVNSYMTHSKILKCDFLEGSLPLEAVDAVIFDIRLFHYLWGIRGCVAEYLDGGFGRLLWCVSHCLTLVFSIPVTFISHPKPCLFWPLLFQQSAYGICLLVLLLAALPRIVVVLASPQAAPLIPILFYLVGTALNFFHLYVYWHWYWHVSAMWNSVVRVKFGQRLENANKRSRRDKPIVPKEEIDDAVLHYVPANKPTEQQNHVQHNHISQNGIQQPKVILPPPNPYNTAPTHYRRRSSTEAHRYHPPRQPRSSAPTHHRVPADYPSDEEDDYDDTEGDDADIDDLPTPPPPIYAVRLTSDSWENQMSRPSGRRRLPATPNLPKHGELPQIFNIPHANV from the exons ATGGCGTTGCTCAAAGTGCGCGACGAATGCACCAAGTTGGTCGGTTatca atttctAAACTCGCACATTTGTCTCTGCATATCACTCATCCAACTTCTCGTCTGCTGCTGGGCCGTTGCTCAGCACGTCAACTCCTACATGACGCACAGTAAG atcttaaaatgtgattttctGGAGGGGAGCCTCCCGCTGGAGGCCGTGGACGCTGTAATTTTCGATATCCGACTTTTCCATTACCTATGGGGCATTCGAGGATGTGTGGCAGAGTATTTGGATGGTG gctTCGGGCGACTTTTGTGGTGCGTTTCCCACTGCTTAACCCTGGTTTTCTCCATTCCGGTCACCTTCATCTCCCATCCGAAACCCTGTCTCTTTTGGCCGCTGCTTTTTCAG CAATCGGCCTATGGTATTTGCCTCCTGGTTCTTCTTCTAGCAGCTCTTCCAAGAATTGTTGTAGTACTTGCGTCTCCACAAGCGGCTCCGTTGATTCCTATTCTGTTTTATCTTGTTGGCACCgcgctcaatttttttcat TTATACGTGTACTGGCACTGGTATTGGCACGTGAGTGCCATGTGGAATTCGGTGGTCCGTGTAAAGTTCGGACAGCGGCTCGAAAACGCGAATAAGCGAAGTCGACGGGATAAGCCGATTGTGCCGAAGGAGGAGATCGATGATGCCGTTTTGCATTACGTGCCAGCGAATAAGCCAACTGAACAGCAGAATCATGTTCAGCACAATCATATCAGTCAAAACGGGATTCAGCAACCAAAG GTAATCCTTCCACCACCGAACCCCTACAACACCGCGCCCACACATTATCGACGCCGATCCTCCACAGAAGCCCACCGCTACCACCCACCTCGGCAACCGAGAAGCTCGGCGCCAACCCACCACCGAGTACCGGCCGACTATCCGAGTGACGAGGAAGACGACTATGATGATACGGAAGGAGACGACGCGGATATTGATGATCTACCCACACCGCCACCGCCGATTTACGCCGTCCGCCTGACCTCCGATTCGTGGGAGAATCAGATGAGCCGCCCGTCGGGTAGACGGCGGTTACCGGCGActccgaatttgccgaaacatGGAGAATTGCCGCAGATATTTAATATTCCTCATGCTAAtgtttaa
- the C54G6.2 gene encoding C-CAP/cofactor C-like domain-containing protein (Confirmed by transcript evidence) — protein sequence METSRFVCQHTPLHTSDKQFEMLLNSLPEEYRVAHHRNAQDAQKMISLDPEKCRLTDVTSNFDLLFLKSKIEKIHVEA from the exons ATGGAAACTTCGAGATTTGTGTGTCAGCACACTCCACTTCACACCAGTGATAAGCAATTTGAG atgctccTCAACTCCCTACCAGAAGAATATCGTGTGGCTCACCACCGAAATGCCCAGGACGCTCAAAAAATGATCTCCTTGGACCCGGAAAAGTGCCGGCTCACCGATGtcacttcaaattttgatttgttatttttaaaatcgaaaatcgagaaaatccacgtggaagcctga
- the spp-17 gene encoding Saposin B-type domain-containing protein (Partially confirmed by transcript evidence), whose product MFVRTAVVLLLVASTAYTFVAPPSQATLACITCVATVKGVEAKMLHEGGNVAKHDVDAICLKEVPTHSAEHLCEEYGEHEVDVMVTLIKQDVPPKMICQELQKC is encoded by the exons ATGTTCGTCCGCACCGCCGTCGTCCTTCTGCTCGTCGCCTCCACCGCCTACACATTTGTAGCCCCACCATCACAAGCCACTCTGGCCTGTATCACATGTGTGGCTACTGTCAAAG gagTTGAAGCAAAGATGCTCCACGAAGGTGGAAACGTGGCGAAGCATGACGTGGATGCAATCTGCTTGAAGGAGGTCCCAACGCACTCTGCTGAGCACTTATGTGAGGAGTACGGAGAGCACGAAGTTGATGTGATGGTCACATTGATCAAGCAAGACGTCCCACCGAAAATGATCTGCCAGGAATTgcaaaaatgctaa
- the C54G6.2 gene encoding TBCC domain-containing protein 1 (Partially confirmed by transcript evidence), translating into MTNIYIWVRTARSLQFFYPTIDVEADGFGCFYEICLEIVGLLEECDRISFDEFETLCENRISEVYVEAIFQNAVEQGNINARLKLLTFSLLFAGLQQKTKDLTNSIRSDVVLTRISKYFGQIFKLLFQLDVGRRLQDREIVHAIGNGQGYEFLDTLFEGTVKHRHGNSNHHGVRPLSHIIPQILEKASSISLPFLCNEIRRHLIKDPYHIDEFSTDKPAQIFSTARRTTLAHNSRRVVHLHYINRIEVLRKDEFANVHLRICNDKIKASFVFVPLRCETVFLDRLMYTKWIVLGAVRGIVIVKNCQSTRISVSCDQLIVLDSKNIEIYAMSPKKPIIFNSSAVTFAPFNTIYEGQMEFLEENGHGLEHNLVLKEPINFGDGSWKLMETSRFVCQHTPLHTSDKQFEMLLNSLPEEYRVAHHRNAQDAQKMISLDPEKCRLTDVTSNFDLLFLKSKIEKIHVEA; encoded by the exons ATGACCAATATCTATATTTGGGTCCGGACCGCCCGTTCCCTTCAGTTTTTTTATCCGACTATCGATGTGGAGGCCGATGGGTTCGGTTGCTTCTATGAGAtttgtttggaaattgttGGCTTGTTGGAGGAGTGCGATAGGATAAG ttttgacGAATTCGAGACCCTCTGCGAGAATAGAATATCGGAAGTTTATGTggaagcaatttttcaaaatgctgtGGAACAAggaaat ataAACGCCCGCCTAAAGCTTCTCACCTTCTCACTTCTCTTCGCAGGtctccaacaaaaaactaaagatCTCACAAATTCCATCAGGTCGGACGTGGTCTTGACAcgaatttcaaagtattttg GccaaatattcaaacttttgttccAATTAGACGTGGGCCGCCGGTTACAGGACAGAGAAATTGTGCACGCCATTGGAAATGGGCAG GGCTATGAATTCCTGGACACCCTATTTGAGGGAACAGTAAAGCACAGACATGGAAACTCGAACCATCACGGCGTGCGCCCCCTTTCCCATATAATCCCCCAAATTCTCGAAAAAGCGAGCAGTATATCCCTACCATTTTTGTGCAATGAAATCCGCCGACACCTTATCAAAGACCCGTATCATATTGATGAGTTCTCAACTGACAAACCTGCTCAAATATTTTCGACGGCTCGCCGAACGACACTGGCACATAATAGTCGACGGGTGGTACACTTGCATTATATCAATCGAATTGAAGTGCTGCGGAAGGATGAATTTGCGAATGTTCACCTGAGAATTTGTAATGATAAGATTAAGGCGTCGTTCGTTTTTGTTCCGTTGAG atgtgAAACCGTATTCCTCGACAGACTTATGTACACAAAATGGATAGTTCTTGGCGCAGTACGCGGCATtgtaattgttaaaaattgtcaatcgACCCGAATTTCGGTGAGCTGCGACCAGCTGATTGTGCTCGattcgaaaaatatcgaaatctACGCCATGTCGCCGAAGaaaccaataattttcaacagcTCTGCGGTAACTTTTGCCCCATTTAACACGATTTACGAG gGTCAAATGGAGTTTTTGGAAGAGAATGGGCATGGGCTTGAGCACAATTTGGTGTTAAAGGAGCCGataaat ttTGGAGATGGCTCGTGGAAATTGATGGAAACTTCGAGATTTGTGTGTCAGCACACTCCACTTCACACCAGTGATAAGCAATTTGAG atgctccTCAACTCCCTACCAGAAGAATATCGTGTGGCTCACCACCGAAATGCCCAGGACGCTCAAAAAATGATCTCCTTGGACCCGGAAAAGTGCCGGCTCACCGATGtcacttcaaattttgatttgttatttttaaaatcgaaaatcgagaaaatccacgtggaagcctga
- the madf-6 gene encoding MADF domain-containing protein (Confirmed by transcript evidence): MSSGDQKVKEMFIEQGLHVDWLVRAHTVNSIEGLVYLSEQRHKWAEADQKVIFRILQDYKNSDGELLPEHNPAAPINRKRGTLKTELETFYDVPQVRTLTCELLDMVKEEPSIWDKIRCVDFGCHQRMRQAWCSISLKLGGWGAIQHVHMLKQLYRKKRDLYNVQYLRSGREFEYCEKLSFLKDVLEMAKNDPLDKNIQLDEHLKTATPIIDFDAELLAAPAEIQQILREISEKIDKVTTSQSPGFLAEYLATCCNEVVKHRETLATAGLGDDFN; the protein is encoded by the exons ATGAGTTCTGGAGATCAAAAAGTCAAGGAAATGTTTATTGAACAG ggACTCCACGTGGATTGGCTCGTACGTGCTCACACCGTTAATTCGATTGAAGGACTTGTCTACTTGTCAGAGCAACGTCATAAATGGGCTGAAGCGgatcaaaaagttattttcagaattttacag GACTACAAAAACTCGGACGGTGAGCTGCTCCCAGAGCACAATCCAGCGGCTCCAATAAATCGAAAACGTGGCACACTCAAAACAGAGCTGGAAACATTTTACGATGTTCCGCAAGTCCGAACTCTGACCTGTGAGCTGCTGGATATGGTGAAAGAAGAGCCATCGATTTGGGATAAGATCAGATGTGTCGATTTTGGATGTCATCAGCGGATGCGGCAGGCATGGTGCAGTATTTCGTTGAAGCTCGGCGGCTGGGGAGCCATTCAGCACGTGCATATGTTGAAGCAGTTGTACAGGAAGAAGAGGGATTTGTATAATGTCCAATATTTGAGAAGTGGCCGGGAGTTTGAATATTGCGA aaaACTGAGTTTTCTGAAAGATGTACTGGAAATGGCGAAAAACGATCCGCTGGACAAGAACATTCAACTCGACGAGCACCTAAAGACCGCCACTCCGATTATCGATTTTGATGCGGAACTTCTCGCGGCGCCCGCcgaaattcaacaaattttgag agaaatttccgaaaaaatcgataaagtgACAACATCTCAATCGCCAGGATTTTTAGCCGAATATCTTGCCACGTGTTGCAATGAAGTTGTTAAACATCGCGAAACTCTTGCCACTGCCGGTCTTGGAGAcgattttaattga
- the C54G6.8 gene encoding EB domain-containing protein (Confirmed by transcript evidence), with translation MMKLFLFIVLIICLIYPASGLSGPNFDDRRLERAECFDNGDCGNDKTCNGYKCENK, from the exons ATGATGAAGCTCTTCCTTTTTATC GTTCTCATTATATGCTTGATCTACCCAGCGTCAGGGCTTAGTGGTCCGAATTTCGACGATCGTCGCCTCGAACGCGCCGAATGTTTCGACAACGGTGATTGTGGCAACGACAAGACGTGTAATGGATACAAgtgtgaaaataaataa
- the C54G6.2 gene encoding C-CAP/cofactor C-like domain-containing protein (Confirmed by transcript evidence), giving the protein MYTKWIVLGAVRGIVIVKNCQSTRISVSCDQLIVLDSKNIEIYAMSPKKPIIFNSSAVTFAPFNTIYEGQMEFLEENGHGLEHNLVLKEPINFGDGSWKLMETSRFVCQHTPLHTSDKQFEMLLNSLPEEYRVAHHRNAQDAQKMISLDPEKCRLTDVTSNFDLLFLKSKIEKIHVEA; this is encoded by the exons ATGTACACAAAATGGATAGTTCTTGGCGCAGTACGCGGCATtgtaattgttaaaaattgtcaatcgACCCGAATTTCGGTGAGCTGCGACCAGCTGATTGTGCTCGattcgaaaaatatcgaaatctACGCCATGTCGCCGAAGaaaccaataattttcaacagcTCTGCGGTAACTTTTGCCCCATTTAACACGATTTACGAG gGTCAAATGGAGTTTTTGGAAGAGAATGGGCATGGGCTTGAGCACAATTTGGTGTTAAAGGAGCCGataaat ttTGGAGATGGCTCGTGGAAATTGATGGAAACTTCGAGATTTGTGTGTCAGCACACTCCACTTCACACCAGTGATAAGCAATTTGAG atgctccTCAACTCCCTACCAGAAGAATATCGTGTGGCTCACCACCGAAATGCCCAGGACGCTCAAAAAATGATCTCCTTGGACCCGGAAAAGTGCCGGCTCACCGATGtcacttcaaattttgatttgttatttttaaaatcgaaaatcgagaaaatccacgtggaagcctga
- the madf-6 gene encoding MADF domain-containing protein (Confirmed by transcript evidence): MSSGDQKVKEMFIEQGLHVDWLVRAHTVNSIEGLVYLSEQRHKWAEADQKDYKNSDGELLPEHNPAAPINRKRGTLKTELETFYDVPQVRTLTCELLDMVKEEPSIWDKIRCVDFGCHQRMRQAWCSISLKLGGWGAIQHVHMLKQLYRKKRDLYNVQYLRSGREFEYCEKLSFLKDVLEMAKNDPLDKNIQLDEHLKTATPIIDFDAELLAAPAEIQQILREISEKIDKVTTSQSPGFLAEYLATCCNEVVKHRETLATAGLGDDFN, translated from the exons ATGAGTTCTGGAGATCAAAAAGTCAAGGAAATGTTTATTGAACAG ggACTCCACGTGGATTGGCTCGTACGTGCTCACACCGTTAATTCGATTGAAGGACTTGTCTACTTGTCAGAGCAACGTCATAAATGGGCTGAAGCGgatcaaaaa GACTACAAAAACTCGGACGGTGAGCTGCTCCCAGAGCACAATCCAGCGGCTCCAATAAATCGAAAACGTGGCACACTCAAAACAGAGCTGGAAACATTTTACGATGTTCCGCAAGTCCGAACTCTGACCTGTGAGCTGCTGGATATGGTGAAAGAAGAGCCATCGATTTGGGATAAGATCAGATGTGTCGATTTTGGATGTCATCAGCGGATGCGGCAGGCATGGTGCAGTATTTCGTTGAAGCTCGGCGGCTGGGGAGCCATTCAGCACGTGCATATGTTGAAGCAGTTGTACAGGAAGAAGAGGGATTTGTATAATGTCCAATATTTGAGAAGTGGCCGGGAGTTTGAATATTGCGA aaaACTGAGTTTTCTGAAAGATGTACTGGAAATGGCGAAAAACGATCCGCTGGACAAGAACATTCAACTCGACGAGCACCTAAAGACCGCCACTCCGATTATCGATTTTGATGCGGAACTTCTCGCGGCGCCCGCcgaaattcaacaaattttgag agaaatttccgaaaaaatcgataaagtgACAACATCTCAATCGCCAGGATTTTTAGCCGAATATCTTGCCACGTGTTGCAATGAAGTTGTTAAACATCGCGAAACTCTTGCCACTGCCGGTCTTGGAGAcgattttaattga
- the spp-23 gene encoding Saposin B-type domain-containing protein (Confirmed by transcript evidence) gives MFVRTAVVLLLVASTAYTFVAPPSQATLACITCVATVKGLEPKVLAEGDAVAEKEVAALCMKEAPTPAAEKDCEQYGDEEAAIIIDLIKKDVPPKTICQELKKC, from the coding sequence ATGTTCGTCCGCACAGCCGTCGTACTTTTGCTCGTCGCCTCCACCGCCTACACATTTGTAGCCCCACCATCACAAGCCACTCTGGCCTGTATCACATGTGTGGCTACCGTTAAGGGTCTCGAGCCGAAAGTGCTGGCCGAGGGAGATGCGGTGGCCGAGAAAGAGGTGGCCGCGTTGTGCATGAAAGAGGCGCCGACGCCGGCTGCCGAGAAGGATTGTGAGCAATATGGAGATGAGGAGGCCGCGATTATTATCGATTTGATCAAGAAGGACGTTCCACCAAAGACTATTTGCCAGGAATTGAAgaaatgctaa